Proteins encoded by one window of Drosophila melanogaster chromosome X:
- the Flo2 gene encoding flotillin 2, isoform A, with translation MGNIHTTGPNEALIVSGGCCGSTKKRTIVGGWAWAWWLVTDVQRLSLNVMTLNPMCENVETSQGVPLTVTGVAQCKIMKSSSYKQTDYHNDEADELLGTASEQFLGKSVKEIKQTILQTLEGHLRAILGTLTVEEVYKDRDQFAALVREVAAPDVGRMGIEILSFTIKDVYDDVQYLASLGKAQTAVVKRDADAGVAEANRDAGIREAECEKSAMDVKYSTDTKIEDNTRMYKLQKANFDQEINTAKAESQLAYELQAAKIRQRIRNEEIQIEVVERRKQIEIESQEVQRKDRELTGTVKLPAEAEAFRLQTLAQAKQCQTIEGARAEAERIRKIGSAEAHAIELVGKAEAERMRMKAHVYKQYGDAAIMNIVLESLPKIAAEVAAPLAKTDEIVLIGGNDNITNDVTRLVAQLPPSINALTGVDLSKVLSKIPGAKA, from the exons GTGGCTGCTGTGGATCGACCAAGAAGCGCACGATTGTGGGCGgctgggcgtgggcgtggtggCTGGTAACCGATGTCCAGCGACTGTCCCTCAATGTGATGACCCTGAATCCGATGTGCGAGAATGTGGAAACGTCGCAAGGTGTTCCGCTAACGGTGACCGGAGTGGCTCAATGCAAGATCATGAAG TCATCTTCGTATAAGCAAACCGATTATCATAACGACGAG GCCGACGAGCTTCTAGGCACTGCCAGCGAGCAATTCCTTGGAAAGAGCGTCAAGGAGATCAAGCAGACGATCCTGCAAACCCTCGAAGGACATTTGAGAGCCATATTGG GAACGCTTACAGTAGAAGAGGTGTACAAGGACCGCGACCAATTCGCTGCCTTGGTGCGCGAGGTGGCCGCACCGGACGTGGGTCGTATGGGCATCGAGATTCTCTCGTTTACGATCAAGGACGTCTACGATGATGTGCAGTACCTGGCCTCGTTGGGCAAGGCCCAGACCGCCGTGGTCAAGCGGGATGCAGATGCCGGCGTGGCGGAGGCCAATCGAGATGCCGGTATCCGTGAGGCGGAGTGCGAAAAGAGCGCCATGGATGTGAAATACTCGACGGACACGAAAATCGAGGACAACACCAGGATGTACAAGCTGCAGAAGGCCAATTTCGATCAGGAGATCAACACGGCCAAGGCCGAATCGCAGTTGGCCTACGAGCTGCAGGCAGCCAAGATCCGCCAGCGCATCCGTAACGAGGAGATTCAGATCGAGGTGGTGGAGCGACGCAAGCAGATCGAGATTGAGTCGCAGGAAGTGCAGCGCAAGGATCGCGAGCTCACTGGCACAGTCAAGCTGCCCGCCGAGGCCGAGGCCTTCCGCCTCCAGACCCTTGCGCAGGCCAAGCA ATGTCAGACCATCGAGGGTGCCCGTGCCGAGGCGGAGCGCATACGCAAGATCGGATCGGCGGAGGCCCATGCCATCGAGTTGGTGGGCAAGGCGGAGGCGGAACGCATGCGGATGAAGGCCCATGTGTACAAGCAGTACGGCGATGCAGCAATTATGAATATTGTACTCGAATCGCTGCCCAAG ATTGCCGCTGAGGTGGCTGCACCACTGGCCAAAACCGATGAGATTGTCCTAATTGGCGGCAACGATAATATAACCAACGATGTGACTCGCTTGGTGGCCCAGCTACCGCCATCGATCAACGCCTTGACCGGAGTGGATTTGTCCAAGGTTCTGTCCAAGATACCGGGGGCCAAGGCGTGA
- the Flo2 gene encoding flotillin 2, isoform B, with amino-acid sequence MGNIHTTGPNEALIVSGGCCGSTKKRTIVGGWAWAWWLVTDVQRLSLNVMTLNPMCENVETSQGVPLTVTGVAQCKIMKADELLGTASEQFLGKSVKEIKQTILQTLEGHLRAILGTLTVEEVYKDRDQFAALVREVAAPDVGRMGIEILSFTIKDVYDDVQYLASLGKAQTAVVKRDADAGVAEANRDAGIREAECEKSAMDVKYSTDTKIEDNTRMYKLQKANFDQEINTAKAESQLAYELQAAKIRQRIRNEEIQIEVVERRKQIEIESQEVQRKDRELTGTVKLPAEAEAFRLQTLAQAKQCQTIEGARAEAERIRKIGSAEAHAIELVGKAEAERMRMKAHVYKQYGDAAIMNIVLESLPKIAAEVAAPLAKTDEIVLIGGNDNITNDVTRLVAQLPPSINALTGVDLSKVLSKIPGAKA; translated from the exons GTGGCTGCTGTGGATCGACCAAGAAGCGCACGATTGTGGGCGgctgggcgtgggcgtggtggCTGGTAACCGATGTCCAGCGACTGTCCCTCAATGTGATGACCCTGAATCCGATGTGCGAGAATGTGGAAACGTCGCAAGGTGTTCCGCTAACGGTGACCGGAGTGGCTCAATGCAAGATCATGAAG GCCGACGAGCTTCTAGGCACTGCCAGCGAGCAATTCCTTGGAAAGAGCGTCAAGGAGATCAAGCAGACGATCCTGCAAACCCTCGAAGGACATTTGAGAGCCATATTGG GAACGCTTACAGTAGAAGAGGTGTACAAGGACCGCGACCAATTCGCTGCCTTGGTGCGCGAGGTGGCCGCACCGGACGTGGGTCGTATGGGCATCGAGATTCTCTCGTTTACGATCAAGGACGTCTACGATGATGTGCAGTACCTGGCCTCGTTGGGCAAGGCCCAGACCGCCGTGGTCAAGCGGGATGCAGATGCCGGCGTGGCGGAGGCCAATCGAGATGCCGGTATCCGTGAGGCGGAGTGCGAAAAGAGCGCCATGGATGTGAAATACTCGACGGACACGAAAATCGAGGACAACACCAGGATGTACAAGCTGCAGAAGGCCAATTTCGATCAGGAGATCAACACGGCCAAGGCCGAATCGCAGTTGGCCTACGAGCTGCAGGCAGCCAAGATCCGCCAGCGCATCCGTAACGAGGAGATTCAGATCGAGGTGGTGGAGCGACGCAAGCAGATCGAGATTGAGTCGCAGGAAGTGCAGCGCAAGGATCGCGAGCTCACTGGCACAGTCAAGCTGCCCGCCGAGGCCGAGGCCTTCCGCCTCCAGACCCTTGCGCAGGCCAAGCA ATGTCAGACCATCGAGGGTGCCCGTGCCGAGGCGGAGCGCATACGCAAGATCGGATCGGCGGAGGCCCATGCCATCGAGTTGGTGGGCAAGGCGGAGGCGGAACGCATGCGGATGAAGGCCCATGTGTACAAGCAGTACGGCGATGCAGCAATTATGAATATTGTACTCGAATCGCTGCCCAAG ATTGCCGCTGAGGTGGCTGCACCACTGGCCAAAACCGATGAGATTGTCCTAATTGGCGGCAACGATAATATAACCAACGATGTGACTCGCTTGGTGGCCCAGCTACCGCCATCGATCAACGCCTTGACCGGAGTGGATTTGTCCAAGGTTCTGTCCAAGATACCGGGGGCCAAGGCGTGA
- the Flo2 gene encoding flotillin 2, isoform I, which yields MGNIHTTGPNEALIVSGGCCGSTKKRTIVGGWAWAWWLVTDVQRLSLNVMTLNPMCENVETSQGVPLTVTGVAQCKIMKMMNVYYFHHQADELLGTASEQFLGKSVKEIKQTILQTLEGHLRAILGTLTVEEVYKDRDQFAALVREVAAPDVGRMGIEILSFTIKDVYDDVQYLASLGKAQTAVVKRDADAGVAEANRDAGIREAECEKSAMDVKYSTDTKIEDNTRMYKLQKANFDQEINTAKAESQLAYELQAAKIRQRIRNEEIQIEVVERRKQIEIESQEVQRKDRELTGTVKLPAEAEAFRLQTLAQAKQCQTIEGARAEAERIRKIGSAEAHAIELVGKAEAERMRMKAHVYKQYGDAAIMNIVLESLPKIAAEVAAPLAKTDEIVLIGGNDNITNDVTRLVAQLPPSINALTGVDLSKVLSKIPGAKA from the exons GTGGCTGCTGTGGATCGACCAAGAAGCGCACGATTGTGGGCGgctgggcgtgggcgtggtggCTGGTAACCGATGTCCAGCGACTGTCCCTCAATGTGATGACCCTGAATCCGATGTGCGAGAATGTGGAAACGTCGCAAGGTGTTCCGCTAACGGTGACCGGAGTGGCTCAATGCAAGATCATGAAG ATGATGaatgtttattatttccaCCATCAGGCCGACGAGCTTCTAGGCACTGCCAGCGAGCAATTCCTTGGAAAGAGCGTCAAGGAGATCAAGCAGACGATCCTGCAAACCCTCGAAGGACATTTGAGAGCCATATTGG GAACGCTTACAGTAGAAGAGGTGTACAAGGACCGCGACCAATTCGCTGCCTTGGTGCGCGAGGTGGCCGCACCGGACGTGGGTCGTATGGGCATCGAGATTCTCTCGTTTACGATCAAGGACGTCTACGATGATGTGCAGTACCTGGCCTCGTTGGGCAAGGCCCAGACCGCCGTGGTCAAGCGGGATGCAGATGCCGGCGTGGCGGAGGCCAATCGAGATGCCGGTATCCGTGAGGCGGAGTGCGAAAAGAGCGCCATGGATGTGAAATACTCGACGGACACGAAAATCGAGGACAACACCAGGATGTACAAGCTGCAGAAGGCCAATTTCGATCAGGAGATCAACACGGCCAAGGCCGAATCGCAGTTGGCCTACGAGCTGCAGGCAGCCAAGATCCGCCAGCGCATCCGTAACGAGGAGATTCAGATCGAGGTGGTGGAGCGACGCAAGCAGATCGAGATTGAGTCGCAGGAAGTGCAGCGCAAGGATCGCGAGCTCACTGGCACAGTCAAGCTGCCCGCCGAGGCCGAGGCCTTCCGCCTCCAGACCCTTGCGCAGGCCAAGCA ATGTCAGACCATCGAGGGTGCCCGTGCCGAGGCGGAGCGCATACGCAAGATCGGATCGGCGGAGGCCCATGCCATCGAGTTGGTGGGCAAGGCGGAGGCGGAACGCATGCGGATGAAGGCCCATGTGTACAAGCAGTACGGCGATGCAGCAATTATGAATATTGTACTCGAATCGCTGCCCAAG ATTGCCGCTGAGGTGGCTGCACCACTGGCCAAAACCGATGAGATTGTCCTAATTGGCGGCAACGATAATATAACCAACGATGTGACTCGCTTGGTGGCCCAGCTACCGCCATCGATCAACGCCTTGACCGGAGTGGATTTGTCCAAGGTTCTGTCCAAGATACCGGGGGCCAAGGCGTGA
- the Flo2 gene encoding flotillin 2, isoform J, with product MGNIHTTGPNEALIVSGGCCGSTKKRTIVGGWAWAWWLVTDVQRLSLNVMTLNPMCENVETSQGVPLTVTGVAQCKIMKSSSYKQTDYHNDEMMNVYYFHHQADELLGTASEQFLGKSVKEIKQTILQTLEGHLRAILGTLTVEEVYKDRDQFAALVREVAAPDVGRMGIEILSFTIKDVYDDVQYLASLGKAQTAVVKRDADAGVAEANRDAGIREAECEKSAMDVKYSTDTKIEDNTRMYKLQKANFDQEINTAKAESQLAYELQAAKIRQRIRNEEIQIEVVERRKQIEIESQEVQRKDRELTGTVKLPAEAEAFRLQTLAQAKQCQTIEGARAEAERIRKIGSAEAHAIELVGKAEAERMRMKAHVYKQYGDAAIMNIVLESLPKIAAEVAAPLAKTDEIVLIGGNDNITNDVTRLVAQLPPSINALTGVDLSKVLSKIPGAKA from the exons GTGGCTGCTGTGGATCGACCAAGAAGCGCACGATTGTGGGCGgctgggcgtgggcgtggtggCTGGTAACCGATGTCCAGCGACTGTCCCTCAATGTGATGACCCTGAATCCGATGTGCGAGAATGTGGAAACGTCGCAAGGTGTTCCGCTAACGGTGACCGGAGTGGCTCAATGCAAGATCATGAAG TCATCTTCGTATAAGCAAACCGATTATCATAACGACGAG ATGATGaatgtttattatttccaCCATCAGGCCGACGAGCTTCTAGGCACTGCCAGCGAGCAATTCCTTGGAAAGAGCGTCAAGGAGATCAAGCAGACGATCCTGCAAACCCTCGAAGGACATTTGAGAGCCATATTGG GAACGCTTACAGTAGAAGAGGTGTACAAGGACCGCGACCAATTCGCTGCCTTGGTGCGCGAGGTGGCCGCACCGGACGTGGGTCGTATGGGCATCGAGATTCTCTCGTTTACGATCAAGGACGTCTACGATGATGTGCAGTACCTGGCCTCGTTGGGCAAGGCCCAGACCGCCGTGGTCAAGCGGGATGCAGATGCCGGCGTGGCGGAGGCCAATCGAGATGCCGGTATCCGTGAGGCGGAGTGCGAAAAGAGCGCCATGGATGTGAAATACTCGACGGACACGAAAATCGAGGACAACACCAGGATGTACAAGCTGCAGAAGGCCAATTTCGATCAGGAGATCAACACGGCCAAGGCCGAATCGCAGTTGGCCTACGAGCTGCAGGCAGCCAAGATCCGCCAGCGCATCCGTAACGAGGAGATTCAGATCGAGGTGGTGGAGCGACGCAAGCAGATCGAGATTGAGTCGCAGGAAGTGCAGCGCAAGGATCGCGAGCTCACTGGCACAGTCAAGCTGCCCGCCGAGGCCGAGGCCTTCCGCCTCCAGACCCTTGCGCAGGCCAAGCA ATGTCAGACCATCGAGGGTGCCCGTGCCGAGGCGGAGCGCATACGCAAGATCGGATCGGCGGAGGCCCATGCCATCGAGTTGGTGGGCAAGGCGGAGGCGGAACGCATGCGGATGAAGGCCCATGTGTACAAGCAGTACGGCGATGCAGCAATTATGAATATTGTACTCGAATCGCTGCCCAAG ATTGCCGCTGAGGTGGCTGCACCACTGGCCAAAACCGATGAGATTGTCCTAATTGGCGGCAACGATAATATAACCAACGATGTGACTCGCTTGGTGGCCCAGCTACCGCCATCGATCAACGCCTTGACCGGAGTGGATTTGTCCAAGGTTCTGTCCAAGATACCGGGGGCCAAGGCGTGA
- the Flo2 gene encoding flotillin 2, isoform L: MGNIHTTGPNEALIVSGGCCGSTKKRTIVGGWAWAWWLVTDVQRLSLNVMTLNPMCENVETSQGVPLTVTGVAQCKIMKADELLGTASEQFLGKSVKEIKQTILQTLEGHLRAILGTLTVEEVYKDRDQFAALVREVAAPDVGRMGIEILSFTIKDVYDDVQYLASLGKAQTAVVKRDADAGVAEANRDAGIREAECEKSAMDVKYSTDTKIEDNTRMYKLQKANFDQEINTAKAESQLAYELQAAKIRQRIRNEEIQIEVVERRKQIEIESQEVQRKDRELTGTVKLPAEAEAFRLQTLAQAKQCQTIEGARAEAERIRKIGSAEAHAIELVGKAEAERMRMKAHVYKQYGDAAIMNIVLESLPKIAAEVAAPLAKTDEIVLIGGNDNITNDVTRLVAQLPPSINALTGVDLSKVLSKIPGAKAXNLMEWDIQEMAMTT, translated from the exons GTGGCTGCTGTGGATCGACCAAGAAGCGCACGATTGTGGGCGgctgggcgtgggcgtggtggCTGGTAACCGATGTCCAGCGACTGTCCCTCAATGTGATGACCCTGAATCCGATGTGCGAGAATGTGGAAACGTCGCAAGGTGTTCCGCTAACGGTGACCGGAGTGGCTCAATGCAAGATCATGAAG GCCGACGAGCTTCTAGGCACTGCCAGCGAGCAATTCCTTGGAAAGAGCGTCAAGGAGATCAAGCAGACGATCCTGCAAACCCTCGAAGGACATTTGAGAGCCATATTGG GAACGCTTACAGTAGAAGAGGTGTACAAGGACCGCGACCAATTCGCTGCCTTGGTGCGCGAGGTGGCCGCACCGGACGTGGGTCGTATGGGCATCGAGATTCTCTCGTTTACGATCAAGGACGTCTACGATGATGTGCAGTACCTGGCCTCGTTGGGCAAGGCCCAGACCGCCGTGGTCAAGCGGGATGCAGATGCCGGCGTGGCGGAGGCCAATCGAGATGCCGGTATCCGTGAGGCGGAGTGCGAAAAGAGCGCCATGGATGTGAAATACTCGACGGACACGAAAATCGAGGACAACACCAGGATGTACAAGCTGCAGAAGGCCAATTTCGATCAGGAGATCAACACGGCCAAGGCCGAATCGCAGTTGGCCTACGAGCTGCAGGCAGCCAAGATCCGCCAGCGCATCCGTAACGAGGAGATTCAGATCGAGGTGGTGGAGCGACGCAAGCAGATCGAGATTGAGTCGCAGGAAGTGCAGCGCAAGGATCGCGAGCTCACTGGCACAGTCAAGCTGCCCGCCGAGGCCGAGGCCTTCCGCCTCCAGACCCTTGCGCAGGCCAAGCA ATGTCAGACCATCGAGGGTGCCCGTGCCGAGGCGGAGCGCATACGCAAGATCGGATCGGCGGAGGCCCATGCCATCGAGTTGGTGGGCAAGGCGGAGGCGGAACGCATGCGGATGAAGGCCCATGTGTACAAGCAGTACGGCGATGCAGCAATTATGAATATTGTACTCGAATCGCTGCCCAAG ATTGCCGCTGAGGTGGCTGCACCACTGGCCAAAACCGATGAGATTGTCCTAATTGGCGGCAACGATAATATAACCAACGATGTGACTCGCTTGGTGGCCCAGCTACCGCCATCGATCAACGCCTTGACCGGAGTGGATTTGTCCAAGGTTCTGTCCAAGATACCGGGGGCCAAGGCGTGAAACCTAATGGAATGGGATATCCAGGAAATGGCAATGACAACGTAA
- the Flo2 gene encoding flotillin 2, isoform M encodes MMNVYYFHHQADELLGTASEQFLGKSVKEIKQTILQTLEGHLRAILGTLTVEEVYKDRDQFAALVREVAAPDVGRMGIEILSFTIKDVYDDVQYLASLGKAQTAVVKRDADAGVAEANRDAGIREAECEKSAMDVKYSTDTKIEDNTRMYKLQKANFDQEINTAKAESQLAYELQAAKIRQRIRNEEIQIEVVERRKQIEIESQEVQRKDRELTGTVKLPAEAEAFRLQTLAQAKQCQTIEGARAEAERIRKIGSAEAHAIELVGKAEAERMRMKAHVYKQYGDAAIMNIVLESLPKIAAEVAAPLAKTDEIVLIGGNDNITNDVTRLVAQLPPSINALTGVDLSKVLSKIPGAKA; translated from the exons ATGATGaatgtttattatttccaCCATCAGGCCGACGAGCTTCTAGGCACTGCCAGCGAGCAATTCCTTGGAAAGAGCGTCAAGGAGATCAAGCAGACGATCCTGCAAACCCTCGAAGGACATTTGAGAGCCATATTGG GAACGCTTACAGTAGAAGAGGTGTACAAGGACCGCGACCAATTCGCTGCCTTGGTGCGCGAGGTGGCCGCACCGGACGTGGGTCGTATGGGCATCGAGATTCTCTCGTTTACGATCAAGGACGTCTACGATGATGTGCAGTACCTGGCCTCGTTGGGCAAGGCCCAGACCGCCGTGGTCAAGCGGGATGCAGATGCCGGCGTGGCGGAGGCCAATCGAGATGCCGGTATCCGTGAGGCGGAGTGCGAAAAGAGCGCCATGGATGTGAAATACTCGACGGACACGAAAATCGAGGACAACACCAGGATGTACAAGCTGCAGAAGGCCAATTTCGATCAGGAGATCAACACGGCCAAGGCCGAATCGCAGTTGGCCTACGAGCTGCAGGCAGCCAAGATCCGCCAGCGCATCCGTAACGAGGAGATTCAGATCGAGGTGGTGGAGCGACGCAAGCAGATCGAGATTGAGTCGCAGGAAGTGCAGCGCAAGGATCGCGAGCTCACTGGCACAGTCAAGCTGCCCGCCGAGGCCGAGGCCTTCCGCCTCCAGACCCTTGCGCAGGCCAAGCA ATGTCAGACCATCGAGGGTGCCCGTGCCGAGGCGGAGCGCATACGCAAGATCGGATCGGCGGAGGCCCATGCCATCGAGTTGGTGGGCAAGGCGGAGGCGGAACGCATGCGGATGAAGGCCCATGTGTACAAGCAGTACGGCGATGCAGCAATTATGAATATTGTACTCGAATCGCTGCCCAAG ATTGCCGCTGAGGTGGCTGCACCACTGGCCAAAACCGATGAGATTGTCCTAATTGGCGGCAACGATAATATAACCAACGATGTGACTCGCTTGGTGGCCCAGCTACCGCCATCGATCAACGCCTTGACCGGAGTGGATTTGTCCAAGGTTCTGTCCAAGATACCGGGGGCCAAGGCGTGA
- the CG32591 gene encoding uncharacterized protein, isoform A yields MSALRRSHGGGRDFLQENKQNVSRMETNGRCIAAANARRVPLWRPVVLHYPEKLRPHVYNIQRRTRPLHGAHESPRLRSGLAQPYGFHNEMRRRMPPNPCGCDLTTRKTVERKEQERLQGGWEDQQVPRKCCSGCTCHHGYPTNKPSDQDHQAKEVSQHQGHHGQAVAPHQGQQSETDGQIQPKHGEGDQADRISVCSRMSQESRASRASRASRASRASRRSEAQSTQGQGNNDPEAPLSARSSASTKTLKSKRSVSQESVRSNATIKSNITVASRSTTASKRSQVSRKSKLMEVMPPPTHLEDRRPKEREKEKAPTAIEGYTPLTPSERQAALQDAHVKYSKLVEEYNRMPVSEPTLRVRNRKIAIERQLDELDYAINMFDQPHMDMYYKK; encoded by the coding sequence ATGTCCGCACTACGGCGATCACATGGCGGAGGTCGTGATTTTCTGCAGGAGAACAAGCAAAATGTGTCTAGAATGGAGACCAATGGCAGATGTATAGCGGCGGCCAATGCCCGTCGTGTTCCCCTGTGGCGTCCAGTGGTCCTCCACTATCCGGAGAAGTTGCGTCCCCATGTCTACAATATTCAGCGTCGTACACGCCCGCTGCACGGAGCCCATGAGTCTCCTCGCCTGCGAAGCGGTCTTGCCCAGCCGTATGGCTTTCACAACGAGATGCGCCGCAGGATGCCACCAAATCCCTGTGGTTGCGATTTGACCACACGTAAAACGGTGGAACGTAAGGAGCAGGAGCGCCTACAGGGCGGTTGGGAGGATCAGCAAGTGCCAAGGAAATGCTGCTCCGGTTGCACCTGCCATCACGGCTATCCGACTAATAAGCCATCTGATCAGGATCACCAGGCAAAGGAGGTGTCACAGCATCAGGGTCACCACGGCCAAGCAGTTGCTCCACATCAGGGTCAACAATCGGAAACGGATGGCCAAATCCAACCAAAACATGGCGAAGGTGATCAGGCCGATCGCATTTCGGTATGCTCCCGCATGTCCCAAGAATCCCGGGCATCTCGGGCATCTCGGGCATCTCGGGCGTCTCGGGCGTCTCGTCGCTCCGAGGCACAGTCAACACAGGGCCAGGGAAACAACGATCCCGAGGCACCCTTGAGCGCTCGCAGCAGTGCCTCCACAAAGACCCTCAAGTCCAAGCGATCCGTTTCCCAGGAGAGTGTGCGCTCGAATGCCACCATCAAGTCGAACATTACTGTGGCCTCCAGAAGCACCACGGCTTCGAAGAGATCTCAAGTCAGTCGCAAGTCGAAGTTAATGGAGGTAATGCCGCCACCAACCCACTTGGAGGATCGTAGGCCCAAGGAGCGAGAGAAGGAGAAGGCGCCAACTGCCATCGAAGGCTACACACCGTTGACGCCCAGCGAGAGACAGGCTGCTCTCCAGGATGCCCACGTTAAATATAGTAAGCTGGTCGAGGAATACAATCGTATGCCCGTTTCTGAGCCAACTTTGCGCGTGCGCAATCGAAAAATCGCAATCGAACGCCAACTGGACGAACTGGACTATGCCATCAATATGTTTGATCAGCCCCATATGGATATGTATTATAAGAAGTGA
- the Flo2 gene encoding flotillin 2, isoform G, translated as MSTVWMGVFKVALIVGVTSLVVRRDLSLHLRTLTVEEVYKDRDQFAALVREVAAPDVGRMGIEILSFTIKDVYDDVQYLASLGKAQTAVVKRDADAGVAEANRDAGIREAECEKSAMDVKYSTDTKIEDNTRMYKLQKANFDQEINTAKAESQLAYELQAAKIRQRIRNEEIQIEVVERRKQIEIESQEVQRKDRELTGTVKLPAEAEAFRLQTLAQAKQCQTIEGARAEAERIRKIGSAEAHAIELVGKAEAERMRMKAHVYKQYGDAAIMNIVLESLPKIAAEVAAPLAKTDEIVLIGGNDNITNDVTRLVAQLPPSINALTGVDLSKVLSKIPGAKA; from the exons ATGTCCACCGTTTGGATGGGCGTCTTTAAGGTGGCCCTGATAGTGGGCGTTACCTCGCTGGTGGTCAGACG CGATTTGTCCTTACACTTAA GAACGCTTACAGTAGAAGAGGTGTACAAGGACCGCGACCAATTCGCTGCCTTGGTGCGCGAGGTGGCCGCACCGGACGTGGGTCGTATGGGCATCGAGATTCTCTCGTTTACGATCAAGGACGTCTACGATGATGTGCAGTACCTGGCCTCGTTGGGCAAGGCCCAGACCGCCGTGGTCAAGCGGGATGCAGATGCCGGCGTGGCGGAGGCCAATCGAGATGCCGGTATCCGTGAGGCGGAGTGCGAAAAGAGCGCCATGGATGTGAAATACTCGACGGACACGAAAATCGAGGACAACACCAGGATGTACAAGCTGCAGAAGGCCAATTTCGATCAGGAGATCAACACGGCCAAGGCCGAATCGCAGTTGGCCTACGAGCTGCAGGCAGCCAAGATCCGCCAGCGCATCCGTAACGAGGAGATTCAGATCGAGGTGGTGGAGCGACGCAAGCAGATCGAGATTGAGTCGCAGGAAGTGCAGCGCAAGGATCGCGAGCTCACTGGCACAGTCAAGCTGCCCGCCGAGGCCGAGGCCTTCCGCCTCCAGACCCTTGCGCAGGCCAAGCA ATGTCAGACCATCGAGGGTGCCCGTGCCGAGGCGGAGCGCATACGCAAGATCGGATCGGCGGAGGCCCATGCCATCGAGTTGGTGGGCAAGGCGGAGGCGGAACGCATGCGGATGAAGGCCCATGTGTACAAGCAGTACGGCGATGCAGCAATTATGAATATTGTACTCGAATCGCTGCCCAAG ATTGCCGCTGAGGTGGCTGCACCACTGGCCAAAACCGATGAGATTGTCCTAATTGGCGGCAACGATAATATAACCAACGATGTGACTCGCTTGGTGGCCCAGCTACCGCCATCGATCAACGCCTTGACCGGAGTGGATTTGTCCAAGGTTCTGTCCAAGATACCGGGGGCCAAGGCGTGA
- the Flo2 gene encoding flotillin 2, isoform D yields MGIEILSFTIKDVYDDVQYLASLGKAQTAVVKRDADAGVAEANRDAGIREAECEKSAMDVKYSTDTKIEDNTRMYKLQKANFDQEINTAKAESQLAYELQAAKIRQRIRNEEIQIEVVERRKQIEIESQEVQRKDRELTGTVKLPAEAEAFRLQTLAQAKQCQTIEGARAEAERIRKIGSAEAHAIELVGKAEAERMRMKAHVYKQYGDAAIMNIVLESLPKIAAEVAAPLAKTDEIVLIGGNDNITNDVTRLVAQLPPSINALTGVDLSKVLSKIPGAKA; encoded by the exons ATGGGCATCGAGATTCTCTCGTTTACGATCAAGGACGTCTACGATGATGTGCAGTACCTGGCCTCGTTGGGCAAGGCCCAGACCGCCGTGGTCAAGCGGGATGCAGATGCCGGCGTGGCGGAGGCCAATCGAGATGCCGGTATCCGTGAGGCGGAGTGCGAAAAGAGCGCCATGGATGTGAAATACTCGACGGACACGAAAATCGAGGACAACACCAGGATGTACAAGCTGCAGAAGGCCAATTTCGATCAGGAGATCAACACGGCCAAGGCCGAATCGCAGTTGGCCTACGAGCTGCAGGCAGCCAAGATCCGCCAGCGCATCCGTAACGAGGAGATTCAGATCGAGGTGGTGGAGCGACGCAAGCAGATCGAGATTGAGTCGCAGGAAGTGCAGCGCAAGGATCGCGAGCTCACTGGCACAGTCAAGCTGCCCGCCGAGGCCGAGGCCTTCCGCCTCCAGACCCTTGCGCAGGCCAAGCA ATGTCAGACCATCGAGGGTGCCCGTGCCGAGGCGGAGCGCATACGCAAGATCGGATCGGCGGAGGCCCATGCCATCGAGTTGGTGGGCAAGGCGGAGGCGGAACGCATGCGGATGAAGGCCCATGTGTACAAGCAGTACGGCGATGCAGCAATTATGAATATTGTACTCGAATCGCTGCCCAAG ATTGCCGCTGAGGTGGCTGCACCACTGGCCAAAACCGATGAGATTGTCCTAATTGGCGGCAACGATAATATAACCAACGATGTGACTCGCTTGGTGGCCCAGCTACCGCCATCGATCAACGCCTTGACCGGAGTGGATTTGTCCAAGGTTCTGTCCAAGATACCGGGGGCCAAGGCGTGA